The Aneurinibacillus migulanus genome contains the following window.
GGACTTTGTGATTACGTTTATGAATGAGGCCTGCGAACGTATTCTTGATGTACGCCGCGAAGATGCGCTTGGACGAAATATCGACGAATTCTTCAACCATCCGTCCCAGCATATAAGGAATTTGCAGCAGACACTGGAAGAAGAGCGGGAGATTACGCTCGATGTCTTATCGTACAAAAGAGGAAAGCACGACAAATTTCTGCGCCAGCAAACGCGTTTGTTGCGAGAGGGCGGGGCGATTGTCGGCGCTATGACGGAATTAAAAGATATTACTGGTTATGTTAAAAAGGAACGGGAATTGCAGGCCATTATTCGTAACATGACAGTAAATATCGTTCCTGTTGCAGATAAAATCGGAGCGTTGCCGTTGCAGCCCATTATAGATGAGAGTCACAAGCATATCCTGTTGGAACGTACGCTTACTCTCTGTATGTCGCTGCGTCTGGAGAAACTAGCCATAGATTTGACAGCCATCCCATCGATGGATGATGAGGTTGCCCATAGTTTAATGCGGCTAATCGAAGCTCTTCGGCTAATTGGTATCGAGGTAATTATTACCGGCATCCGTCCCGAGGTGGCAATGACGCTTGTGACTTCAGGTTATCATCTCGATGAGTGTCCCTCGTTTGCGCACCTTAGCCAAGCTTTAGCTTATTTCACAGCTGTATGATAGGTAGACAAAAAGGAGCATACAGCCCCTCACTCGGGAGGTT
Protein-coding sequences here:
- a CDS encoding STAS domain-containing protein yields the protein MFDAALDQLDTGILIIDTDFVITFMNEACERILDVRREDALGRNIDEFFNHPSQHIRNLQQTLEEEREITLDVLSYKRGKHDKFLRQQTRLLREGGAIVGAMTELKDITGYVKKERELQAIIRNMTVNIVPVADKIGALPLQPIIDESHKHILLERTLTLCMSLRLEKLAIDLTAIPSMDDEVAHSLMRLIEALRLIGIEVIITGIRPEVAMTLVTSGYHLDECPSFAHLSQALAYFTAV